In one window of Clavelina lepadiformis chromosome 4, kaClaLepa1.1, whole genome shotgun sequence DNA:
- the LOC143452717 gene encoding uncharacterized protein LOC143452717 — translation MRFPCCKRNGDLTKCIPIYIIGAILLLAGIPLMIAGIVGGFNYSDFVGYIGGISIFFGVLFWFVWYMITIPNIEKMRSNPDDTKDATKDALDAAKKGHYTGFANLAFDKETKTLPGNKHAVSAVSISNEGSLKSLYSGESSGVASSSNERACSSKEIKLLSDEISCDQEKNVRHPGIITVSNDLGRNVKNPV, via the coding sequence atgAGATTTCCGTGCTGTAAAAGGAATGGCGATTTGACCAAATGCATCCCGATCTACATCATCGGAGCGATTTTGCTCCTGGCCGGAATCCCTTTGATGATTGCTGGGATTGTCGGAGGATTTAATTACTCGGATTTTGTCGGCTACATCGGAGGAATCAGCATCTTCTTTGGAGTCCTCTTCTGGTTCGTGTGGTACATGATCACAATCCCCAACATCGAAAAGATGAGGTCGAATCCGGATGACACAAAAGATGCCACCAAAGATGCCCTGGACGCTGCGAAGAAAGGTCATTACACCGGATTCGCCAATCTCGCTTTCGACAAGGAAACGAAAACGCTTCCTGGAAACAAGCACGCGGTCTCGGCCGTTTCTATTAGCAACGAGGGAAGCTTAAAGTCGCTCTACAGCGGAGAGAGCAGTGGTGTTGCGTCCTCATCAAACGAGAGAGCTTGCAGCAGCAAGGAGATCAAGTTGTTGTCCGATGAGATCTCGTGCGATCAGGAGAAAAACGTAAGGCATCCGGGAATCATCACTGTTTCCAACGATTTGGGGAGGAATGTTAAGAACCCGGTGTGA